A single Ochrobactrum sp. BTU1 DNA region contains:
- a CDS encoding M81 family metallopeptidase, with amino-acid sequence MRIFTASLATETNTFSPVPTDRASFEMAFYAAPGKHPDTPTLCSSPIVALRKRAAIDGLTVIEGTATWAEPGGLLQKQAFEELRDEILDQLNAAMPVDAVVLGLHGAMVAQGYDDCEGDLLERIRAIVGPDILVASEFDPHSHLTQKRVENLNIYAAFLEFPHTDFYERGEHVVSLALDTLKGKIKPIISTFDCRMIGVFPTSKEPMRSFIDRIKDLQGKDGILSISVIHGFMAADVPEMGTRILVVSDNDAAQGQSLAEKLGRELIAMREQTPMTMYHVDEGIDRAIAAHAAQPSKPAVIADVWDNPGGGVAGDGTYILRRLIERGIQNAAIATIWDTLAVTFCHAAGEGAVINLRIGGKSGPQAGEPIDASVTVMKVLQEGWQSFGLSRVTLGPSAVVRIVGTEIDIILNTNRTQTFEPDIFSNCGIDPMQKDILVVKSTNHFHAGFAPIAAEIIYVDAPSSYPVNPRVTNYQKMLRPIWPRVDNPW; translated from the coding sequence ATGCGCATTTTCACAGCGTCGCTTGCAACTGAGACCAATACATTTTCGCCTGTCCCAACCGACCGAGCGTCGTTTGAAATGGCTTTTTATGCAGCACCCGGAAAACATCCTGACACACCGACCCTGTGTTCATCGCCTATCGTTGCTCTGCGTAAACGGGCTGCAATTGATGGCTTAACTGTCATTGAAGGCACGGCCACATGGGCTGAGCCTGGCGGTTTACTTCAAAAGCAAGCGTTCGAAGAACTGCGCGATGAAATTCTGGATCAGCTCAATGCAGCGATGCCCGTGGATGCGGTGGTCCTTGGTCTTCATGGCGCGATGGTTGCCCAAGGTTATGATGACTGCGAAGGTGATCTGCTTGAACGCATCCGCGCAATCGTTGGACCGGATATTCTTGTTGCCAGCGAGTTTGACCCACATAGCCATCTGACGCAAAAGCGTGTTGAGAATCTCAATATTTACGCCGCGTTCCTCGAATTTCCGCACACAGATTTTTACGAACGTGGCGAGCACGTCGTGTCTCTCGCTCTGGACACCCTCAAGGGCAAGATCAAACCGATCATCTCGACATTTGACTGCCGAATGATCGGCGTTTTTCCGACGAGCAAGGAACCGATGCGATCCTTTATTGATCGTATCAAAGACTTGCAGGGCAAGGACGGCATTCTATCCATCTCAGTTATTCACGGATTTATGGCAGCCGACGTCCCCGAAATGGGAACAAGGATTCTCGTCGTCAGCGACAATGATGCGGCCCAAGGGCAATCGTTAGCCGAAAAACTTGGCCGTGAGCTCATCGCCATGCGCGAGCAAACGCCGATGACCATGTATCACGTTGACGAAGGCATTGATCGCGCAATTGCCGCCCATGCAGCTCAGCCATCTAAGCCTGCTGTCATTGCCGATGTGTGGGATAATCCTGGCGGTGGTGTTGCGGGAGATGGCACTTATATTCTTCGACGCTTGATCGAACGTGGCATTCAAAACGCCGCCATTGCAACAATCTGGGATACGTTGGCGGTCACGTTCTGCCATGCTGCTGGCGAAGGTGCAGTCATCAATCTGCGCATTGGTGGCAAATCCGGCCCGCAGGCTGGCGAACCTATTGATGCGAGCGTCACGGTGATGAAAGTGTTGCAGGAAGGGTGGCAGAGTTTTGGCCTCAGTCGCGTCACCCTTGGACCTTCGGCAGTCGTCCGCATCGTTGGAACTGAGATCGACATCATTCTCAACACCAATCGCACGCAGACATTTGAGCCGGATATCTTTTCAAATTGCGGCATAGACCCGATGCAGAAAGACATTCTGGTTGTGAAATCGACCAATCATTTTCATGCAGGCTTCGCGCCTATTGCCGCAGAAATCATCTATGTGGATGCACCGAGTTCTTATCCGGTCAATCCGCGTGTGACAAACTACCAAAAAATGCTGCGGCCAATTTGGCCGCGAGTTGACAACCCATGGTGA
- a CDS encoding C4-dicarboxylate TRAP transporter substrate-binding protein, which yields MKKLVTGMIAAGMLLAGSVAAFAANVSIKVAYENNPGEPFDEVMHYWKDDLAKRSNGEITLELYPSSQLGSKKDVTEQAMMGLNVVTISDVGFLAEYDPDLGVLYGPFLTDDPAQLFKVYDGPWFKEKSEELKKKGIHIVMPNYLYGIRQIISKKPIRTPDDLKGMKIRVPNNVMQIKTFEAMGATPTPMPLGETFPALAQGVIDGVENPISVLYGQKFQEEAKYLSKVGYLTNVALIVGGEAFFSTLPEEQLKMIHESAYDAGLYSQKLTIEKDNEMIEKMKEAGVEVIEVDRAPFKAMAEKVYSQFPEWSDGLYDQIKAELN from the coding sequence ATGAAAAAACTCGTTACCGGCATGATCGCCGCTGGCATGTTGCTGGCAGGAAGTGTGGCAGCCTTTGCTGCCAATGTGTCGATCAAAGTTGCCTATGAAAACAACCCGGGCGAGCCTTTTGATGAGGTGATGCATTACTGGAAAGACGATCTTGCCAAGCGCAGCAATGGTGAAATCACACTGGAGCTTTATCCCAGCTCGCAGCTCGGTTCTAAGAAGGATGTGACCGAGCAGGCCATGATGGGTCTTAATGTCGTGACGATTTCTGATGTGGGCTTTCTGGCAGAATACGACCCGGACCTCGGCGTGCTTTATGGGCCGTTCCTGACCGACGATCCGGCTCAGCTTTTCAAGGTTTATGACGGTCCTTGGTTTAAGGAAAAGAGCGAAGAGCTGAAGAAGAAGGGCATTCACATCGTAATGCCAAACTACCTTTACGGTATTCGCCAGATCATTTCCAAGAAGCCTATTCGCACGCCTGATGACCTCAAGGGCATGAAGATCCGCGTGCCGAATAACGTCATGCAGATCAAGACGTTTGAAGCTATGGGTGCTACACCGACCCCAATGCCGCTGGGGGAAACCTTCCCTGCGCTTGCGCAGGGCGTGATAGATGGTGTCGAGAATCCGATTTCGGTTCTTTATGGCCAGAAGTTCCAGGAAGAAGCCAAGTATCTGAGCAAGGTCGGTTACTTGACCAACGTGGCTCTGATCGTCGGTGGCGAAGCCTTTTTCTCGACGTTGCCTGAAGAGCAGCTCAAGATGATCCATGAGTCCGCATATGATGCCGGTCTCTACAGCCAGAAGCTGACGATCGAAAAAGACAACGAGATGATCGAGAAGATGAAGGAAGCCGGCGTCGAAGTAATCGAAGTTGACCGCGCTCCTTTCAAGGCCATGGCCGAGAAAGTCTACTCGCAGTTCCCGGAATGGTCTGACGGTCTCTATGACCAGATCAAAGCCGAATTGAACTAA
- a CDS encoding sugar ABC transporter permease, whose amino-acid sequence MQNRTLPYFLILPSLLLAAVVIFWPVVHLFEIATHDVNRFGQLRDFNDGANFTALFASPDFLNALWRTAVWTVAVVGGALVVSVPVAIILNMDFYGRSVARVIVMLPWAVSLTMTAIVWRWALNGESGMLNSALRNLGLIDSNIQWLASAATAFPMQILVGILVTVPFTTTIFLGGLSSIPEDLYEASSLEGASLWQQFREITLPLLKPFVNIAIVLNTIYVFNSFPIIWVMTQGGPANSTDILVTHLYKLAFRLGKLGEASAVSLIMLAILLVFTAIYIRLSMRSERA is encoded by the coding sequence ATGCAAAATCGCACCCTGCCCTATTTTCTGATCCTGCCAAGCCTGCTGCTGGCTGCGGTAGTGATCTTCTGGCCGGTTGTGCATCTCTTTGAGATCGCCACCCATGATGTGAACCGTTTTGGCCAATTGCGCGATTTCAACGATGGTGCAAACTTTACCGCCCTGTTCGCATCACCCGATTTTCTCAATGCATTGTGGCGGACTGCCGTCTGGACCGTGGCTGTGGTCGGTGGCGCACTTGTTGTGTCCGTACCGGTTGCGATCATCCTCAATATGGATTTTTACGGTCGTTCCGTTGCGCGCGTTATCGTCATGTTGCCGTGGGCGGTTTCGCTCACGATGACAGCAATCGTCTGGCGCTGGGCGCTGAACGGCGAAAGCGGAATGCTCAATTCGGCTTTGCGCAATCTGGGACTGATCGACAGTAACATCCAGTGGCTTGCCAGTGCTGCAACCGCATTTCCGATGCAAATTCTCGTCGGCATTCTGGTAACTGTGCCGTTTACAACCACGATCTTCCTTGGCGGCCTGTCGTCTATCCCGGAAGACCTTTACGAAGCTTCGTCGCTTGAAGGTGCAAGCCTCTGGCAACAGTTTCGTGAAATCACGCTGCCACTGCTCAAGCCATTCGTGAATATCGCAATCGTGCTCAACACGATCTATGTGTTCAACTCCTTCCCGATCATCTGGGTGATGACACAGGGCGGACCGGCGAACTCCACCGATATTCTCGTAACTCACCTCTATAAGCTGGCTTTCCGGCTCGGAAAACTCGGTGAAGCCTCGGCGGTATCGCTGATCATGCTCGCCATCCTGCTTGTTTTCACGGCCATATACATCCGGCTATCCATGCGGAGCGAACGGGCATGA
- a CDS encoding carbohydrate ABC transporter permease produces the protein MTASKVKRTFIAWIILAPLIVLTLFPFAVMFLTAVKPPQEVLSPTWWPSEFRWANFSEMWVRTGFGTALLNSFYVSVIASIGAIIVSIPAAYAMSRFHFAGHGAFRQFLLVSQMISPIVLVLGLFRLLAAYGLIESVTAVGAIYMAFNIAFTVWMLQSYFDTIPKDLEEASWMEGAGRFKTLVKVFLPLCLPAIAVTAIFTFINAWNEFVVALTMLRSQGSYTLPIQVFSLVAGRYTVEWHYVMAATLVATLPVAILFIWLQRYLIKGLALGAVK, from the coding sequence ATGACCGCATCAAAAGTAAAACGTACATTCATCGCATGGATCATCCTCGCGCCATTGATCGTGCTGACGCTGTTTCCATTTGCCGTCATGTTCCTGACAGCAGTAAAACCGCCGCAAGAGGTTCTGTCTCCAACGTGGTGGCCGAGTGAATTCCGCTGGGCAAACTTCTCCGAAATGTGGGTGCGAACCGGCTTCGGTACAGCTCTTCTCAACTCTTTCTACGTTTCGGTCATCGCTTCCATCGGTGCAATTATTGTGTCGATCCCAGCAGCTTATGCCATGTCGCGCTTCCATTTTGCAGGCCATGGCGCGTTCCGCCAGTTCCTGCTTGTTTCGCAGATGATCTCGCCAATCGTGCTGGTGCTCGGACTTTTCCGGTTGCTTGCAGCTTATGGATTGATTGAAAGCGTTACAGCCGTAGGCGCAATCTATATGGCCTTCAATATCGCCTTCACAGTCTGGATGCTGCAGAGCTATTTCGACACGATTCCGAAAGATCTCGAAGAAGCCTCATGGATGGAAGGCGCTGGCCGTTTCAAGACACTGGTGAAAGTGTTCTTGCCGCTCTGTCTGCCTGCTATCGCCGTTACAGCGATTTTCACATTCATCAATGCATGGAACGAGTTCGTCGTCGCACTCACCATGCTGCGCAGTCAGGGAAGTTACACCCTTCCTATCCAGGTCTTCTCGCTGGTTGCAGGCCGCTACACGGTTGAATGGCACTATGTCATGGCCGCTACTCTCGTAGCCACCTTGCCGGTCGCAATCCTCTTCATATGGCTGCAGCGCTACCTGATCAAAGGTCTGGCACTCGGGGCTGTAAAGTAA
- a CDS encoding TRAP transporter small permease — translation MKYFEKLIDWLAAAPLFVLLAMFNAAVVMRYWMHQPLQWTEEMAGLLMIWIVMLGSVAAERSNQHLAIPMLVDMFSDKVRDVVNAIIGIFSGLFLLYVSYAGYKLSVAAQFKVTDVLRVSYFWIDIAVPVGFVIIAVYMFAGAFKTLRAAFAGGKA, via the coding sequence ATGAAATATTTTGAAAAACTGATTGATTGGCTGGCCGCAGCGCCGCTGTTCGTGCTGCTGGCGATGTTCAATGCAGCTGTCGTCATGCGTTACTGGATGCATCAGCCGCTGCAATGGACCGAAGAAATGGCCGGTCTTTTAATGATTTGGATTGTTATGCTCGGCAGCGTCGCCGCTGAGCGTAGCAACCAGCACCTCGCAATCCCGATGCTGGTGGACATGTTCTCGGACAAGGTCCGAGACGTCGTCAATGCGATCATCGGAATCTTCTCCGGCCTGTTTCTGCTCTATGTCTCTTATGCCGGTTACAAGCTGTCGGTTGCAGCACAGTTCAAAGTGACTGATGTGCTCCGTGTTTCCTATTTCTGGATCGATATCGCTGTACCAGTTGGCTTCGTGATTATCGCCGTTTACATGTTCGCTGGCGCTTTCAAAACCTTGCGCGCCGCTTTTGCGGGAGGCAAGGCATGA
- a CDS encoding zinc-binding alcohol dehydrogenase family protein produces the protein MVKALRIESENVTRFAETPEAPLLPNHVRVSVKHVGLCGSDLNTFRGLNPLVELPRIPGHEIGGEIIEVGEGVSATYAKGKRVIVLPYTNCGQCSSCRKGRLNACRYNKTLGVQQNGGLAEQIVLPAEKLILNDTLAPRHLALVEPLSVGFHAVERGRVQAGDTVAVLGCGMIGMGVLIGAVARGAKVVAIDPSAEKRELALKFGATHSLPGGEGVVEFVQELTNDDGVDIAFEAVGLPITFTQAVDLAGFAGRVVYVGYSKSPVTYQTQFFNLKELDIMGSRNATLTDFEAVIAHLEKLGNDADLLISKVFPFEEAEQALPYWDGDRNVLKIIIERN, from the coding sequence ATGGTCAAAGCTCTGCGTATCGAGAGCGAGAACGTTACTCGTTTTGCTGAAACTCCGGAAGCGCCACTGTTGCCCAACCATGTCCGGGTGAGCGTGAAGCATGTCGGGCTTTGCGGCAGCGATCTGAATACGTTCAGGGGGCTTAACCCGCTGGTGGAACTGCCACGCATTCCCGGCCATGAAATCGGCGGTGAAATCATCGAGGTGGGTGAGGGCGTGAGCGCGACATATGCCAAAGGCAAACGCGTTATCGTGCTGCCTTACACCAATTGCGGCCAGTGTTCCTCTTGCCGCAAAGGGCGTCTGAACGCCTGTCGCTACAACAAGACGCTCGGCGTGCAACAGAATGGCGGGCTGGCAGAACAGATCGTGCTGCCAGCCGAAAAGCTGATCCTGAATGATACGCTCGCGCCACGTCATCTCGCATTGGTCGAGCCACTTTCAGTTGGTTTCCATGCGGTAGAACGTGGTCGCGTTCAGGCTGGCGATACGGTCGCGGTGCTTGGCTGTGGCATGATCGGCATGGGTGTGCTGATCGGTGCAGTTGCGCGGGGTGCCAAGGTTGTCGCCATTGATCCTAGTGCTGAAAAGCGCGAACTGGCGCTGAAATTTGGCGCTACGCATTCCTTGCCGGGCGGTGAAGGCGTGGTGGAATTCGTGCAGGAACTCACCAATGACGATGGTGTTGATATCGCTTTTGAAGCAGTCGGCCTGCCGATCACATTCACACAGGCGGTCGACCTCGCAGGCTTTGCTGGTCGTGTAGTCTATGTCGGCTATTCTAAGTCACCAGTGACCTATCAGACCCAGTTCTTCAATCTCAAAGAACTCGACATCATGGGTTCGCGCAATGCGACGCTCACCGACTTTGAAGCTGTCATCGCGCATCTTGAAAAGCTCGGAAACGATGCAGACCTGCTTATCTCGAAGGTGTTTCCTTTTGAAGAAGCAGAACAGGCGCTGCCCTATTGGGATGGCGACCGCAACGTTCTGAAAATCATCATTGAACGCAACTGA
- a CDS encoding sugar ABC transporter substrate-binding protein yields MSINKWKAGLLAGLSILAIGSAAQAGEVRMTVAEYSSKTGPYFEEVKKAFEAANPGITLNFEVVPWDVLLQKLTTDISAGTNADLSIIGTRWLIDFVQQGIAEPLDGYMDDSFKGRFIETFLSPSVLEGKTYGLPIAASARAMYYNKDLLEKAGVANPPANWDEVKAAAEKIKALGGENYGFGLQGKEIETDVYYYYAMWSQGAEILNKDGTSGLSTPGALEAAKLYKSMIDGGLTQPGVTSYAREDVQNLFKQGKVGMMITAPFLSNQIKEEAPNLKYGVTAIPAGPTGARGTYGVTDSVILFQNSKNKEEAWKVLDFLFQTEWRAKFTQGEGFLPVNKEEAKMDYYVNNADLAAFTALLPDARFAPIIPGWEEIADITSNAMQSIYLGQGEPEAVLKEAASKADAILKK; encoded by the coding sequence ATGTCTATTAATAAATGGAAGGCCGGCCTTTTGGCTGGGTTGAGCATTCTGGCAATTGGTTCAGCCGCACAGGCTGGCGAAGTGCGTATGACGGTGGCGGAGTACAGCTCCAAGACTGGCCCATATTTTGAAGAAGTGAAGAAGGCTTTTGAAGCCGCAAATCCTGGCATCACACTCAATTTCGAGGTTGTGCCATGGGATGTTCTTCTGCAGAAACTGACTACCGATATCTCGGCAGGCACCAATGCTGATCTTTCGATCATCGGCACCCGCTGGCTGATCGACTTCGTTCAGCAGGGCATCGCCGAGCCGCTTGACGGCTATATGGACGATTCATTCAAAGGGCGTTTCATCGAAACGTTCCTATCGCCTTCGGTATTGGAAGGCAAAACATATGGCCTTCCTATCGCAGCGTCCGCGCGTGCAATGTACTACAACAAGGATTTGCTTGAAAAAGCAGGGGTCGCCAATCCTCCGGCAAACTGGGACGAAGTCAAAGCTGCGGCTGAAAAAATCAAGGCGCTAGGCGGCGAAAATTACGGTTTCGGCCTTCAGGGCAAGGAAATCGAAACCGACGTTTATTACTATTATGCGATGTGGTCGCAGGGTGCAGAAATCCTCAACAAGGATGGAACTTCAGGCCTGAGCACACCGGGCGCATTGGAAGCTGCAAAGCTTTACAAATCGATGATCGACGGGGGCCTCACCCAGCCAGGCGTTACCTCCTATGCGCGTGAAGATGTTCAGAACCTCTTCAAGCAGGGCAAGGTCGGCATGATGATCACTGCGCCGTTCCTGTCCAACCAGATCAAGGAAGAAGCGCCAAACCTGAAATACGGAGTGACGGCAATCCCTGCCGGCCCAACGGGCGCGCGCGGCACCTATGGCGTGACAGACTCTGTCATCTTGTTCCAGAACTCCAAGAATAAGGAAGAGGCTTGGAAAGTTCTCGACTTCCTGTTCCAGACCGAATGGCGTGCTAAGTTCACGCAGGGCGAGGGCTTTCTTCCTGTAAATAAGGAGGAAGCGAAGATGGATTATTATGTCAATAATGCCGATCTCGCTGCTTTCACGGCTCTGCTTCCAGATGCGCGCTTTGCACCGATCATTCCGGGCTGGGAAGAAATCGCCGACATCACATCAAATGCGATGCAGAGTATCTATTTGGGTCAAGGCGAACCGGAAGCCGTTCTGAAGGAAGCTGCCTCCAAGGCAGATGCAATCCTGAAGAAGTAA
- a CDS encoding RidA family protein, producing the protein MSKKQAFGASHVPLSPAVRAGDTVYISGQVPMGADGKIVEGNIEAQTKQVLENIKAALALAGANMEDVVKTTIWLEDARDFGRMNAVYATYFPKDPPARTTVESRLMIDIKIEIEAIAYAPQK; encoded by the coding sequence ATGTCAAAGAAACAAGCTTTCGGTGCGTCCCACGTACCGCTCTCCCCTGCTGTGCGCGCTGGCGACACAGTTTATATCTCCGGCCAGGTGCCAATGGGAGCTGACGGCAAGATCGTAGAAGGCAATATCGAGGCCCAAACCAAGCAGGTTCTTGAAAACATCAAGGCAGCTCTGGCCCTCGCCGGAGCAAACATGGAAGATGTCGTCAAAACGACAATCTGGCTTGAAGATGCACGCGATTTTGGACGTATGAATGCGGTTTACGCGACTTACTTCCCGAAAGATCCACCGGCGCGCACCACGGTCGAATCCCGTTTGATGATCGATATCAAGATCGAGATTGAAGCCATCGCCTACGCACCGCAAAAATAG
- a CDS encoding TRAP transporter large permease yields MNLTTIVLIMLALIALNMRLYVAILIAVFTYFIFFNQMPIAIAVQRFISPAQNTSLLAIPFFIMLGTVMSHTGIAERLIKVADILVGRMRGGMALTNIMVSTLMGGVSASNLADSAMLTRMMVPEMVKRGYDKAFSCAVTAAGSLITPIIPPGIALIIYGLIADVSIGKMFMAGVIPGLLGAVILMIAAYITSVKRGYKPSRETRMTRSEVASTLASAWPAVFLLFAIIGGIRMNIFTPTEAGAVAVTLVLIIGFVIYREMRVSHVVDSLIETAKSTASVMLVIMASSALAWVFSLEQAGQSLMQLISSFTSNPYAFLLAVNVILLLLGALIEGTALMIVLVPLLMPTVKALGIDPVHFGIIVIVNLSIGTLTPPVGTVMLMVCNIAKVRVGDFTRQAFSMYLGLFILLALITYVPIISTYLAH; encoded by the coding sequence ATGAACCTGACCACCATCGTCCTTATCATGCTGGCGCTGATCGCGCTCAATATGCGCCTTTATGTGGCCATTCTGATTGCTGTATTTACATATTTCATCTTCTTCAACCAGATGCCGATTGCAATCGCTGTTCAGCGTTTCATCAGTCCGGCACAGAACACTTCGCTTTTGGCGATCCCGTTCTTCATCATGCTTGGCACTGTGATGTCACATACGGGTATTGCTGAACGTTTGATTAAGGTTGCCGATATTCTGGTTGGTCGAATGCGTGGTGGTATGGCGCTGACCAACATTATGGTTTCGACTCTTATGGGCGGTGTGAGCGCTTCCAATTTAGCTGATAGCGCCATGTTGACACGCATGATGGTGCCGGAAATGGTCAAACGTGGCTATGATAAGGCATTTTCCTGTGCCGTCACGGCAGCTGGCTCGCTGATCACTCCGATTATCCCTCCGGGTATTGCACTCATCATCTACGGTCTGATTGCTGACGTATCCATAGGCAAGATGTTTATGGCTGGTGTTATTCCGGGCCTTCTCGGTGCCGTTATTCTGATGATCGCGGCCTACATCACGTCAGTAAAGCGTGGCTATAAGCCAAGCCGTGAAACGCGTATGACCCGTTCGGAAGTCGCTTCGACGCTTGCATCGGCATGGCCAGCGGTGTTCCTACTGTTCGCTATTATCGGTGGTATCCGCATGAACATCTTCACGCCGACGGAAGCTGGTGCGGTAGCGGTGACGCTTGTTCTGATTATCGGCTTTGTGATCTATCGAGAAATGCGTGTTTCACACGTAGTTGACTCGCTTATCGAAACCGCCAAATCCACAGCCTCAGTCATGCTTGTGATCATGGCGTCGTCTGCGCTCGCTTGGGTGTTTTCGCTGGAACAGGCAGGCCAGTCGCTGATGCAGCTGATTTCGTCGTTCACCAGCAATCCTTATGCGTTCCTGCTTGCAGTCAACGTGATCCTGCTGCTGTTGGGTGCACTGATTGAAGGCACGGCACTGATGATTGTTCTGGTGCCACTCTTGATGCCAACCGTGAAAGCACTCGGCATTGATCCGGTCCATTTTGGCATTATCGTCATCGTAAATCTATCGATTGGCACACTGACACCGCCAGTGGGCACCGTTATGTTAATGGTGTGCAACATTGCCAAAGTCAGAGTGGGCGATTTTACTCGTCAGGCATTCAGCATGTATCTGGGTCTGTTTATTCTGCTGGCTCTAATTACCTATGTGCCGATCATTTCTACCTATCTTGCACACTAA